From a single Adhaeribacter swui genomic region:
- the lepB gene encoding signal peptidase I, giving the protein MKAIFQNKKPAKKQLNKKSLLREWADAIMFAVVAATLIRWATFEAYAIPSASMEKSLLTGDYLFVSKLHYGSRTPATPLQLPLTHQTIGSTKIPSYSDAITLPSFRLQGFSEIKRNDPIVFNLPPEDEHPFDLKTHYIKRCVGMAGDSFAIKNGQIYVNGQPTSNPSQEQFQYFLATDRELDKQFFLDRDITDFYAVPNGYAVHITPSIAQDLATLEFIKNVQLVMAPAGEVENDVFPQEPRIFKWNRDNYGPLFIPKKNSTVAITPQTLPLYARIITAYEHNSNAKIQDGKLFLEGKEAQQYTFKQNYYFMMGDNRHNSEDSRYWGFVPEDHIVGKAVFVWMSVDPNASFLEKVRWNRLFKPIE; this is encoded by the coding sequence ATGAAAGCCATTTTTCAAAATAAAAAACCAGCTAAAAAACAACTAAATAAAAAAAGTTTACTGCGGGAATGGGCCGATGCTATTATGTTTGCCGTAGTAGCGGCTACTTTAATCCGGTGGGCCACCTTCGAGGCTTATGCCATTCCGTCGGCTTCGATGGAAAAATCTTTGCTTACCGGCGATTATTTATTCGTGAGTAAATTACATTATGGCTCCCGAACGCCGGCTACGCCTTTGCAATTGCCTTTAACCCACCAAACCATTGGCAGCACCAAGATCCCCTCCTACTCCGATGCCATTACCTTGCCTTCTTTTCGCTTACAGGGTTTTTCTGAAATAAAACGCAACGACCCCATCGTTTTTAATTTACCTCCCGAGGATGAACATCCTTTTGATTTAAAAACGCATTACATTAAACGGTGCGTAGGTATGGCCGGCGATTCTTTTGCGATTAAAAACGGACAAATTTACGTTAATGGTCAGCCTACCAGCAATCCAAGTCAGGAACAATTTCAGTATTTTCTGGCTACCGACCGGGAACTCGACAAACAGTTTTTTCTAGACCGCGACATAACCGATTTTTATGCGGTACCAAATGGCTATGCCGTGCACATTACCCCATCTATAGCCCAAGACCTGGCTACCCTGGAATTTATTAAAAATGTGCAGCTCGTAATGGCTCCCGCGGGCGAGGTAGAGAATGATGTATTTCCGCAGGAACCCCGTATTTTTAAATGGAACCGCGATAATTATGGTCCCTTGTTTATACCTAAAAAAAACAGCACGGTAGCTATTACCCCCCAAACGCTGCCTTTATACGCCCGGATTATTACGGCCTACGAACATAATTCTAACGCCAAAATACAGGACGGTAAATTGTTTTTAGAAGGAAAAGAAGCGCAGCAATATACTTTTAAACAAAACTACTATTTTATGATGGGCGACAACCGGCACAACTCCGAGGACTCGCGCTATTGGGGCTTTGTGCCCGAGGACCACATAGTAGGAAAAGCCGTATTTGTTTGGATGTCCGTTGACCCGAATGCCAGTTTCCTGGAAAAGGTACGTTGGAACCGGTTATTTAAACCCATTGAATAA
- a CDS encoding YitT family protein: MAHVTPSPVKGSAFPENAKNLILIIGGILSAGLGLKGFLLSSHFIDGGVTGISMLLAQISGFPLYILILFINLPFIILGYRQMGWRFSIKSACAIAGLAICLAVVDFPDITPDKLLTAVFGGVFIGVGIGLAMRGGAVLDGTEIAALIVSKKYPLLKVSDFILLLNIIIFTAAAFLLSIESAMYSILTYFAASKMIDFLLSGIEQYTGVTIVSEFSEEIRQSITEKLGRGVTIYQGKRGFGKRGDRSLSIDIVFTVVTRFEIPDLRKEVKRIDPNAFLIQHSIDDTEGGMVKKKPLH, encoded by the coding sequence ATGGCTCATGTAACACCAAGCCCTGTTAAAGGATCTGCCTTTCCAGAAAACGCAAAGAACCTTATTTTAATTATAGGCGGAATTCTTTCGGCAGGTTTGGGGTTAAAAGGCTTTTTACTTTCCAGTCATTTTATTGATGGGGGAGTAACCGGCATTTCCATGTTGCTGGCGCAAATCTCGGGCTTTCCGCTGTATATTCTAATTTTATTTATAAACCTGCCGTTTATTATTTTGGGTTACCGGCAAATGGGCTGGCGCTTTTCTATTAAAAGTGCCTGCGCCATTGCGGGTTTAGCTATTTGTCTGGCGGTAGTGGATTTTCCCGATATAACCCCAGACAAGTTATTAACCGCGGTATTTGGTGGCGTTTTTATTGGGGTGGGCATTGGCTTAGCCATGCGTGGCGGCGCAGTGCTGGACGGTACCGAAATTGCCGCTTTAATTGTTAGCAAAAAGTACCCATTACTCAAAGTCAGCGATTTTATCTTATTACTCAACATTATCATTTTTACTGCGGCCGCTTTCTTGTTAAGCATCGAATCGGCGATGTATTCGATTTTAACTTATTTTGCGGCTTCCAAAATGATTGATTTTTTACTTTCGGGGATTGAGCAATATACCGGAGTAACCATTGTTTCGGAATTTAGCGAAGAAATTCGCCAAAGTATTACAGAAAAACTAGGCCGGGGAGTAACCATTTACCAGGGCAAGCGCGGCTTTGGCAAACGCGGCGACCGTAGCTTAAGCATTGATATTGTATTTACCGTTGTAACCCGTTTCGAGATTCCGGACTTGCGCAAAGAAGTAAAGCGCATTGACCCCAACGCTTTTCTAATTCAACACAGCATCGACGATACTGAAGGTGGTATGGTTAAAAAGAAACCTCTGCATTAG
- a CDS encoding MlaD family protein, with translation MSVSENKRSVLVGIFILLALVIFISGVFLLGGQQKRFVNSINIKAVFDDVAGLKPGNNVWFSGVKIGTVKAINFYGESQVEITLSIEEKTRQYIRKDSKARISSESLIGNKIIVLFGGSQQAAPVEDGDRVLAENPLDTDDVVETLQQNNKNLVGITQDFKTLSSRLVQGQGTMGAILKDSALADNFRAVVNNLKQASATTVRAAGALATFTTKLNTQDGLANKFLTDTAVFKRLERSVSNIENATASATDITNNLKQVSNKVNSDSNAVSVLLNDPVFAEQLRNTMTNLESSSDDLDETLKAVQNNFLLKGYFRRKAVRDAKEAAKQKEAANQKENAPAN, from the coding sequence ATGAGTGTATCAGAAAATAAACGTTCCGTTCTTGTAGGCATTTTTATATTACTGGCCTTGGTAATTTTTATTAGCGGAGTTTTTCTCTTAGGTGGCCAGCAAAAGCGGTTTGTAAACAGCATTAACATTAAAGCCGTTTTCGACGATGTAGCCGGTTTAAAACCCGGTAACAATGTTTGGTTTTCGGGGGTTAAAATTGGCACGGTTAAAGCTATTAATTTTTACGGCGAATCGCAGGTAGAAATAACCTTAAGCATCGAAGAAAAAACGCGCCAGTACATCCGCAAAGATTCTAAAGCTCGGATAAGCTCCGAAAGCTTAATTGGGAATAAAATTATTGTATTGTTTGGGGGCAGCCAGCAAGCCGCCCCGGTAGAAGATGGCGACCGGGTACTGGCCGAAAATCCTTTAGACACCGATGATGTAGTTGAAACGCTGCAGCAAAACAATAAAAACCTGGTAGGTATTACGCAGGATTTTAAAACTTTGAGTTCCCGGTTGGTGCAAGGCCAGGGTACCATGGGAGCTATTTTAAAAGATTCGGCACTGGCCGATAACTTCCGGGCAGTGGTAAATAATTTAAAACAAGCTTCGGCTACCACGGTACGGGCAGCGGGCGCATTAGCAACTTTCACGACTAAACTAAATACCCAGGACGGTTTAGCCAACAAATTTTTAACGGATACCGCCGTATTTAAACGTTTAGAAAGATCGGTTAGTAACATTGAGAATGCTACAGCCTCTGCCACCGACATTACCAATAACTTAAAACAAGTAAGTAATAAAGTAAACAGCGACTCCAATGCGGTAAGCGTGTTGCTAAACGACCCGGTTTTTGCCGAGCAACTTCGCAACACCATGACCAACCTGGAATCGAGTAGCGATGATTTAGATGAAACGTTAAAGGCGGTTCAAAACAACTTTTTATTAAAAGGGTATTTTCGCCGGAAAGCCGTGCGCGATGCCAAAGAGGCAGCCAAGCAAAAAGAAGCCGCTAATCAAAAAGAAAACGCCCCGGCCAATTAA
- a CDS encoding ABC transporter ATP-binding protein, producing the protein MKKINPNIDKNNRVISIRNLKKSFDDFDVLKGVDLDLYQGENLVVLGRSGTGKSVLIKIIAGLLKADSGDINVLGSDLNNLTSVELDQLRLKIGFSFQNSALYDSMTIRENLEFPLVRNQKNLSRHEIDRIVNIVLEAVELSHTINQMPSELSGGQRKRIGIARTLILKPEIMLYDEPTAGLDPITSIEINKLINGVQKRFNTSSIIITHDLTCARSVGDRIVMLLDGQFQYEGSFEEVFAAGDDRVKAFYDYNFIE; encoded by the coding sequence ATGAAAAAAATAAATCCGAATATAGATAAAAACAACCGGGTCATTTCCATCCGCAACCTGAAGAAATCTTTTGATGATTTTGATGTGCTGAAAGGAGTAGATCTGGACTTGTACCAGGGCGAAAACCTGGTAGTACTGGGCCGCTCTGGCACGGGAAAATCAGTTTTAATTAAAATAATTGCCGGCTTGTTAAAAGCCGATTCAGGTGATATAAATGTATTAGGTAGCGATTTAAATAATCTTACCTCGGTAGAATTAGACCAGCTTCGTTTAAAAATTGGCTTTTCTTTTCAGAATAGTGCCTTGTACGATAGTATGACCATTCGCGAAAACCTGGAGTTTCCGTTGGTTCGGAATCAGAAAAACTTAAGCCGGCACGAAATCGACCGGATCGTGAATATAGTTTTGGAAGCCGTAGAACTCTCGCATACGATTAATCAAATGCCTTCAGAGCTATCGGGTGGCCAGCGTAAACGCATTGGTATTGCCCGTACGCTGATTCTGAAACCCGAGATTATGCTTTACGACGAACCTACGGCCGGCCTAGACCCGATTACCAGTATCGAAATAAATAAACTGATAAACGGTGTACAGAAAAGATTTAATACCTCGTCGATTATTATTACCCACGATTTAACTTGCGCCCGCTCCGTTGGAGACCGCATTGTTATGTTGCTCGACGGGCAGTTCCAGTACGAAGGATCTTTTGAAGAAGTATTTGCGGCGGGCGATGATCGGGTAAAAGCATTTTATGATTATAATTTTATCGAATAA
- a CDS encoding MlaE family ABC transporter permease, which translates to MAHTNDNPGYKSPRKYIVSKRIDRLFLELYSIYSFIARFFKEVFLPPYEGKEIIKQCFEIGVKSLPLISLTGFIIGIVFTNQSRVSLAEFGATSWLPALISVAIVRAMGPLVTALIAAGRVGSSIGAELGSMKVTEQIEAMEVSATNPFRFLVVSRVLATTFMVPTLMMYMVLVALLGAYVNVHKNELTSFTTYFVQVFNAITFLDIFSSIIKSFVFGFTIGVVGCYKGYNSSKGTEGVGKAANSSVVTGMFLIFIEELISLQIITALRTM; encoded by the coding sequence ATGGCCCATACCAACGACAACCCTGGTTATAAATCGCCACGTAAATACATTGTTTCGAAACGAATAGACCGTTTGTTTTTAGAGCTATACTCTATTTACAGCTTTATTGCCCGCTTTTTTAAAGAAGTATTTTTACCCCCCTATGAAGGCAAAGAAATTATAAAGCAGTGTTTTGAGATAGGAGTTAAATCGTTACCGCTTATTTCTTTAACCGGGTTTATTATTGGTATTGTTTTCACGAATCAGTCGCGGGTTTCTTTAGCTGAGTTTGGGGCTACCTCGTGGTTACCGGCGTTAATCTCGGTGGCCATTGTGCGGGCTATGGGGCCTTTGGTAACTGCTTTAATTGCGGCGGGCCGGGTAGGTTCCAGCATTGGAGCCGAACTTGGCTCCATGAAAGTAACGGAACAAATAGAAGCCATGGAAGTATCGGCTACCAACCCGTTTCGCTTTTTAGTGGTAAGCCGGGTATTGGCTACTACGTTTATGGTACCTACTTTAATGATGTATATGGTTTTAGTAGCATTGTTAGGAGCCTACGTAAATGTGCATAAAAACGAGTTAACCAGTTTTACTACTTATTTCGTACAGGTGTTTAATGCCATTACCTTTTTAGATATTTTTTCTTCTATTATAAAATCGTTTGTGTTTGGTTTTACCATTGGGGTAGTTGGTTGCTATAAAGGGTATAATTCTTCGAAAGGAACCGAAGGGGTTGGTAAAGCGGCAAACTCCTCGGTAGTAACCGGCATGTTCCTGATTTTTATTGAAGAATTAATTTCGCTGCAAATAATTACTGCTTTAAGAACCATGTAA
- a CDS encoding T9SS type A sorting domain-containing protein — protein sequence MVSSTGTKTQVSGTAVNSTAAGDAITLSASLRPSTTYEFQITSNVKDDKGNMMIPFTSRFKTTSDTPVSSGDLSGVSFTEKTLIDNTFGSDGFTSLVVGPDRRLYATTSGGKIERWDIRSDGTITNHKTIAPFGTSRRLLIGLHFAPNATSSNLLAYISHSSPVFTNAPDWSGKISRINLNNPASPQIIDYVINLPRSYKDHATNSIKFGPDGALYFPQGSNSAMGDTDGAWGYRPERLLNGAILRLDLNKAQQQGLPINVKTQDGGNYNPYASNAPLTIYATGIRNAYDLVWHSNGELYVPTNGSAAGGNAPALSSGKKWSNGQTYTGPSIPALKNIRDTQSDYLFRVVKGGYYGHPNPLRNEYIMFGGNPTSGVDPGEVVWSVNGVQYGYKVGTPHEPNYRGYIYDFGLNISANGAIEYRSNAFGGKLKGKMLVCRFSGGDDLMVLAVDAVNKSKITATEGIKIPGLRRPFANPLDVIEDVQTGNLYVSEYYDGNGDGKPRITLLKADKPATSTANRTGVSNSVLTELDETTSDAATGLVVNVYPNPNPGENLHVTVQNFAAQESVTLSLIDMVGTVVSTISVQTDELGTANTEINLNQKMVRGIYFLKAAGTSGNTQTKLVIE from the coding sequence ATGGTTAGTTCTACCGGTACCAAAACCCAGGTAAGCGGTACAGCGGTTAACTCAACAGCCGCTGGTGATGCCATTACATTGTCAGCTTCTTTGCGGCCCAGCACTACCTACGAATTCCAGATTACCAGCAACGTGAAGGACGATAAGGGGAATATGATGATTCCTTTTACTTCACGGTTTAAAACTACCAGCGATACCCCGGTTTCATCCGGTGATTTAAGTGGTGTTTCTTTTACCGAAAAAACTTTAATTGATAACACCTTTGGTTCAGATGGATTTACTTCTTTGGTTGTAGGGCCAGATCGTCGCTTGTACGCCACTACTTCCGGCGGAAAAATTGAGCGTTGGGATATCCGGAGTGATGGTACCATTACTAACCATAAAACCATTGCTCCTTTTGGAACCAGCCGTCGTCTATTAATCGGGTTGCATTTTGCGCCTAATGCCACGTCCAGTAATTTATTAGCTTATATCAGCCATTCGTCGCCGGTGTTTACCAATGCACCAGACTGGTCTGGTAAAATATCGCGGATAAATTTAAATAATCCTGCTTCTCCTCAGATAATTGATTATGTTATTAATTTGCCCCGTTCTTACAAAGACCACGCTACCAACAGTATTAAGTTTGGTCCGGATGGTGCTCTGTATTTCCCGCAAGGTAGTAACTCTGCAATGGGTGATACGGATGGCGCCTGGGGATATCGTCCGGAAAGATTATTAAACGGCGCTATACTGCGTTTAGATTTAAATAAAGCCCAGCAACAAGGTTTACCAATTAATGTGAAAACCCAGGATGGTGGTAATTACAACCCTTATGCTTCTAATGCGCCATTAACAATCTATGCCACCGGTATTCGGAATGCTTATGATTTGGTATGGCACTCTAACGGCGAGTTGTACGTGCCAACAAATGGTTCGGCTGCGGGTGGTAATGCGCCAGCTTTGTCTTCGGGCAAAAAATGGTCTAACGGTCAAACTTATACCGGTCCATCCATCCCTGCTCTTAAAAACATCCGCGACACGCAAAGCGATTATTTATTTAGAGTTGTAAAAGGAGGCTATTATGGCCATCCAAACCCGTTGCGCAACGAATATATTATGTTTGGAGGTAACCCCACCAGTGGTGTTGACCCAGGCGAAGTGGTTTGGTCTGTAAACGGAGTACAGTACGGTTATAAAGTTGGCACGCCGCATGAACCTAATTACCGGGGGTATATCTATGACTTTGGTTTAAATATTTCGGCCAACGGTGCTATTGAATACCGGAGCAATGCTTTTGGCGGTAAGTTAAAAGGTAAAATGCTGGTTTGTCGTTTTAGCGGTGGCGACGACTTAATGGTACTAGCAGTAGATGCAGTAAATAAAAGCAAAATTACTGCTACCGAAGGAATTAAAATTCCGGGATTGCGCCGGCCATTTGCCAATCCGCTGGATGTTATTGAAGACGTGCAGACCGGTAACTTATACGTATCGGAATATTACGATGGTAATGGCGATGGTAAACCCCGTATTACTTTGTTAAAAGCAGATAAACCAGCTACCAGCACGGCCAATAGAACCGGTGTTAGCAATAGTGTTTTAACAGAATTAGATGAAACCACTTCCGATGCAGCAACAGGTTTAGTAGTTAATGTTTATCCTAACCCGAACCCAGGCGAGAACCTGCACGTAACGGTTCAGAATTTTGCTGCTCAGGAGTCGGTTACCCTTTCTTTAATTGATATGGTGGGTACCGTAGTAAGTACAATTTCGGTTCAAACCGATGAATTAGGTACTGCCAACACCGAAATCAACTTAAACCAGAAAATGGTACGTGGTATTTATTTCTTAAAAGCAGCCGGCACTTCCGGAAATACTCAAACCAAATTAGTAATCGAGTAA
- a CDS encoding DUF3810 domain-containing protein, whose amino-acid sequence MPLQIVVVQIIALNSEWVEKFYTHFFYKELSQFLRAIFGRVSVPVGQILFYSLLTGLLVGIIKHIRRLVLRQISWREFSRRGLLGIFTFLSVFYFLFTGMWALNYHRLPIADIVKIKEDSISTRELEALCLRLIQLTNQSRQQVTTNQQQPVRFALSNQHLLTSAPRGFATAAKIFPEMAYAYPAVKEVYVPEVMSFFGVSGIYFPFTGEANVNMHPPAYLLPSTICHEMAHQIGFASEDEANFVAYLACRLNPDPAFQYSGNYMAMKYAMNRLKKVNPRAYKQLEQLYSVALKKDIAENKLYWERFQNPIEVFSHWFYDLFLKANDQREGIKSYSKVVELLMGEFRKNNLNYLLPGK is encoded by the coding sequence TTGCCCCTGCAAATAGTAGTGGTGCAAATTATTGCACTTAATTCGGAGTGGGTAGAAAAGTTTTATACCCATTTTTTTTACAAAGAACTAAGTCAGTTTCTTCGGGCAATTTTTGGCCGGGTTTCTGTTCCGGTAGGACAAATTTTATTTTACAGCCTTTTAACGGGGCTATTGGTAGGTATTATAAAACATATCCGCCGGTTAGTGTTACGGCAAATAAGCTGGAGGGAATTTAGCCGCCGAGGCTTGTTGGGCATCTTTACTTTTTTATCGGTATTTTACTTTCTGTTTACCGGTATGTGGGCTTTAAATTACCATCGGCTGCCCATTGCCGATATTGTGAAAATAAAAGAAGATTCTATTTCTACGCGCGAGTTAGAAGCATTATGCCTACGCCTGATTCAGCTTACCAACCAAAGCCGGCAACAAGTAACTACCAACCAGCAGCAACCCGTGCGTTTTGCGTTGAGTAACCAACACTTGCTGACCAGCGCTCCCCGGGGTTTTGCAACAGCCGCCAAAATTTTCCCGGAAATGGCTTACGCGTATCCTGCGGTTAAAGAAGTTTATGTGCCGGAAGTTATGTCGTTTTTTGGTGTAAGTGGCATTTATTTTCCGTTTACCGGCGAAGCTAACGTAAATATGCATCCCCCGGCTTATTTGTTGCCCAGCACCATTTGCCACGAGATGGCGCACCAAATAGGGTTTGCTTCCGAAGACGAAGCTAATTTTGTGGCGTATTTAGCCTGCCGCCTGAATCCTGACCCGGCTTTTCAATACTCCGGCAATTATATGGCCATGAAGTACGCCATGAACCGGTTAAAAAAAGTAAACCCCCGCGCTTATAAGCAACTGGAGCAACTATATAGTGTTGCCTTAAAAAAAGATATCGCCGAAAACAAACTTTATTGGGAACGTTTTCAGAACCCAATCGAAGTTTTTAGCCATTGGTTCTACGATTTATTCTTAAAAGCTAACGACCAACGCGAGGGTATTAAAAGCTACTCCAAAGTGGTAGAATTGCTCATGGGCGAATTCCGGAAAAACAATTTAAACTACTTGTTACCGGGTAAATAA
- a CDS encoding Ig-like domain-containing protein, with protein sequence MIKTSTLLVYLVSFFCLVCHLDGKAQTWLDVNSAELAGGRGANLAFALAQNGTPYVAYSNPIMGGRATVKKFDGAHWVKVGAEGISTDYAGELAIAIDTNNVPYLAYTDNAANGQLSIKKFDGTNWVVVGTGLQTNKYPNGLRLAISSTGTPYVAYSENSQGWVKMLNGTNWQTIGTGSFALPQTEKLAFALDAQNTPYIAYTDATKNGQAFVQRWDGSKWANIGTDAIAAGTALDLSIIVGNNGKPYITYREFNGAALNKLGTTKVKQFDGAKWVEVSTTGISDSWIYFAALGIDNNNTLYVAYRESAAGIGNPGQTKVKRLHGPEWEEIGTSNFTSGPVNDVFLSIANNGSLYVAFADVVKARAATVLRLDIPTLKIASKAPTKLALAASNDNGVSANDNITNVALPTITGMADPKAQVTIFADKIAAGTTLADSNGYWEFTFTTALAAGNRTIYATATDPDGLTSAPSSSISVTLDFTAPVVSGAANQGIYKTDKIVTYTGGTATLNNAPFTSGTLITAEGTHTLIASDVAGNTTTVLFTIDKTAPVASIVINNNAATTNNNEVILTITAPDATQMRFYDNDDNLVWSAWEPVSATKNWTLPTGNGSKWIKLQVRDAAGNVSASVSDNITLDQTAPTVSFSCTEVSPTSNNNIPVKINFSEDVTNFTAAAVTVTNATKGTFAGSGRYYTLYVKPVALTGGNSTIITVNVPAGVTADASGNKNTASATFSLTYAAPVTAPKVENIAYNVLSTSSVTLGGNVTSSGGSVVSARGVVYSSTSTSPSINSSKVLLGTGEGNFTTTLTTLKAGVTYYARAFATNAIGTSYGAVQKFTTTTTTAKATSVAEPVNINASAALTAYPNPFGQQATIEFTYNTTTTYTIAVYDMNGTQVQTLPAGTARAGEKVQVSLSGEKLINGIYTVRLSTAAGVQNLKLICGK encoded by the coding sequence ATGATAAAAACTTCTACTCTCCTGGTTTATTTAGTTAGCTTCTTTTGTTTGGTTTGCCATTTAGATGGTAAAGCCCAAACTTGGTTGGATGTAAATTCAGCAGAACTGGCCGGTGGAAGAGGCGCTAACCTGGCTTTTGCGTTAGCTCAGAATGGAACACCTTATGTGGCGTATTCTAATCCAATCATGGGTGGTCGTGCCACAGTTAAAAAGTTTGATGGTGCGCATTGGGTTAAAGTAGGGGCCGAAGGTATTTCAACTGATTACGCGGGTGAGTTAGCAATTGCCATTGATACAAACAATGTGCCTTATCTGGCTTACACCGATAACGCAGCTAATGGCCAGCTTAGTATAAAAAAATTTGATGGAACTAATTGGGTAGTAGTGGGTACTGGCTTACAAACCAACAAATACCCTAATGGGTTGCGCCTAGCTATAAGCTCTACTGGCACTCCTTATGTAGCATACTCCGAAAATAGCCAGGGATGGGTTAAAATGTTAAATGGGACAAACTGGCAAACAATAGGTACCGGCAGCTTTGCTCTACCGCAAACCGAAAAGTTAGCTTTTGCTTTAGATGCGCAAAATACGCCCTACATAGCTTATACTGATGCTACTAAAAACGGACAAGCATTTGTGCAGCGTTGGGATGGTAGCAAGTGGGCCAATATTGGTACTGACGCCATAGCCGCAGGTACGGCCTTAGATCTTTCTATAATAGTTGGTAATAATGGTAAACCTTATATTACCTATCGCGAATTTAATGGTGCTGCTCTTAATAAATTAGGTACAACCAAAGTAAAACAATTTGATGGCGCCAAATGGGTAGAAGTAAGTACAACCGGAATTTCAGATTCATGGATTTATTTCGCCGCTTTAGGGATCGATAATAATAATACTTTATACGTAGCTTATCGCGAAAGCGCCGCCGGTATCGGTAATCCTGGTCAAACGAAAGTTAAACGTTTACATGGCCCGGAATGGGAAGAAATTGGAACTTCCAACTTTACTTCCGGTCCCGTTAATGATGTATTTTTAAGTATAGCAAATAATGGTTCGCTTTACGTTGCCTTTGCTGATGTTGTAAAAGCCCGGGCCGCAACCGTATTAAGATTAGACATTCCTACTTTAAAAATTGCATCTAAAGCGCCTACTAAATTAGCTTTAGCTGCCAGCAACGATAATGGAGTAAGCGCCAACGATAATATTACCAACGTTGCTCTTCCAACCATAACTGGTATGGCCGATCCTAAAGCACAAGTTACTATTTTTGCAGATAAAATAGCAGCCGGAACTACCCTGGCCGATAGCAATGGTTACTGGGAATTTACTTTTACTACTGCTTTAGCGGCGGGTAACCGGACCATCTATGCTACTGCCACCGATCCTGATGGTTTAACTAGTGCCCCCAGCAGCTCCATTTCTGTTACGCTCGATTTTACAGCTCCGGTAGTAAGTGGCGCAGCCAATCAGGGTATTTACAAAACCGATAAAATTGTTACTTACACTGGCGGAACCGCTACCTTAAACAATGCGCCTTTTACCAGCGGAACCTTAATTACTGCAGAAGGTACGCACACTTTAATAGCCAGCGATGTGGCTGGTAATACTACCACCGTTCTATTTACCATTGATAAAACAGCGCCAGTAGCATCTATCGTAATAAATAATAATGCGGCTACTACTAACAATAATGAAGTAATCTTAACTATTACTGCTCCGGATGCAACCCAGATGCGCTTCTACGATAACGACGATAATCTGGTTTGGTCAGCTTGGGAGCCGGTAAGCGCTACAAAAAACTGGACATTACCTACCGGCAATGGCAGTAAATGGATAAAATTACAAGTACGTGATGCCGCTGGTAACGTATCTGCTTCGGTATCTGATAATATTACCCTGGACCAAACAGCTCCTACCGTAAGCTTTAGCTGCACCGAAGTAAGCCCTACTTCTAACAATAATATTCCGGTAAAAATTAATTTTTCCGAAGATGTTACCAACTTTACCGCTGCTGCTGTTACGGTAACCAATGCAACTAAAGGAACTTTTGCCGGAAGTGGCAGATACTATACCTTATATGTAAAACCAGTAGCCTTAACTGGTGGTAACTCCACAATTATTACGGTGAATGTGCCGGCTGGCGTAACTGCCGATGCGTCTGGAAACAAAAATACAGCGAGTGCTACGTTTTCTTTAACTTATGCTGCTCCGGTTACTGCTCCTAAAGTTGAAAATATTGCGTATAATGTTTTATCTACTTCATCGGTAACTTTAGGTGGCAATGTTACTTCCAGCGGCGGTAGCGTAGTTTCAGCCCGCGGTGTGGTTTATAGTTCTACATCTACTTCACCTTCTATTAACAGTTCTAAAGTGTTGTTGGGAACCGGAGAAGGAAACTTTACAACTACCCTTACTACCTTAAAAGCAGGTGTTACTTATTATGCCCGGGCCTTTGCTACCAACGCTATCGGAACTTCTTATGGAGCTGTACAGAAATTTACCACTACTACTACAACTGCTAAAGCCACTTCTGTAGCAGAGCCTGTGAATATTAATGCATCGGCAGCTTTAACAGCTTATCCTAATCCTTTTGGTCAGCAAGCTACTATCGAGTTTACTTATAATACGACTACTACTTATACCATTGCGGTTTACGATATGAACGGCACACAAGTACAAACTTTGCCAGCTGGCACCGCTCGGGCAGGTGAGAAAGTACAGGTTAGTTTATCCGGCGAAAAACTAATAAATGGTATCTACACCGTACGTCTGAGCACCGCTGCCGGGGTACAAAATTTAAAACTTATTTGCGGCAAATAG